Genomic DNA from Coffea arabica cultivar ET-39 chromosome 7e, Coffea Arabica ET-39 HiFi, whole genome shotgun sequence:
CTCTTGGCCGGCTATCAAGCTGCAAAGAAACAACCTAAGTTCTTCAACTTTTCACTCtaaaatcttgctcaaatcactACCAAATCCTCTCAAATTTTAACACTACTTAGCTTAAGACTTGGAGATTTCATCTAGCtaaaaagggggagcttttcacGGTTCACTTAGGAGCAAGGAGGGGCCGAAATTTCtgacttgttcatcaaccaaagtaggtaatgatccacTCTAAAATTCTTGTCCTATGGAAGTTAAATTACACTTATGAGCTTGAATTTTCATatgggttgttgttgttgttggtgGAAAAATTGGAAGGTggactctatgaactcccaccccttgtcttgatggctgatgtgatgattaatgatgggtttaatgttggattagtgcctAAATTAGTGGTTTATTGGTGAAAAATTGATGGAAATTCATGAAGGGTGCAAAGGCCAaatctgaccattttgcccctgctttgttcggccactttaatgcaaaaatttgaggatttaatggcttgattgtgttgtttacatgttgtagtagttgtataaaaattttcattggaaaatactgagttttggttggtcaaatgaatttatttcccaaagctagtaatctggaaactgttTCCGTAAGGCTCAGACCAGTGTTCGTATTTTGTCCATAACTCTGTGttccgacgtcgaaatcaagtTCCGTCAgcggaatttgaaactagacatccccaCCTTTCctatggtataaaatgcacgagctggttccatgtgtgtgagccaAACCAGTCATTTTAAGAAGGCTcccctgtttctctgttctgctggaacgatttgatgatgctgcaactttaggcttaatttcgagccagttgcatgctgaatcttaaaacaatttcttctgtgaaattatatccctatgaatgtattttccaacactatcaaccatgcccaatttcgagttaaattgagtgagttatgatcaaaatacggtgactgccctgttcttgaaaacccttggatttggacagatttgatgtgagACTTGTTGTGGCCTTAccaaatgaatttcttggtgctaaacacctaccaaatgtaccatgcatgttccttagacttttcttgcacaaatgaaccatgtttggaggttttccttagccgaatgtttggaaacggagagaaatggagctaagggcagttttgccttagtaaattcgaaactttggttgaatggttaaccacctttccgaaggtatttttccacgaaatttgatagagagatacccttcatataggagtactatACTCCgaaatttggtaccaatccaaatCCGTTTCtacacttaactaaaggtccgaagtcggaaacccaaatctggaaattgttcaacagtcttgaattttccccaattttgagctaccatatcttggtgctcgaaactccgatcctTGATCCTCTTTTTCTGTtgtaaaccttacttgcaactctaattgagttacgaatttcagaggctagctcgCAATGTGTGAATTcggccgaatttccaaagttagcgaaaaaccaaccccggctcaattctgagtgttctggaacagcaactttaaactcatttttgaataccttccacttatattcatggaaaagtgtcttctaagaacttttagtactttcaaagaggtttccaacggtaccaagttttccaatttttgacatgtagaatgtgagatacgatttttcaaaatatagtatcaaaactgaaattttccgaattccaaagGAAGGGAGTTTGCAAGCACTCCTTATCCCTTCGATAGTACTTGAACGTCTTATActtgattttctaaaatgaaaactcgatcgcccttgtactttaagaaactccagttgaatctcgatttacgagtaattgaggttcgttttcgtgaaatttccttagattgtactagtgtacaatcttcatgataattgggatatatgaatgataatacattattatttgcttaggcgcacacgaggaccttcaagaggatcctaccgtacacacttgaacttccaaaaaatattttttcttgatttgctcggtgagtgtcaagtgtataattacttgaactctatggtcttgattcatgcttggcttgCCTGATTACCTATTTAGCCTACTTggtttgaaaatggagtcgagtgtgtactttatcgcactcgttctcatttgaaacaaatgactcatgttCAACATGGtttgcctggtttacatgacctgaaatacatgcttgaacctgtcaaatgcttgaatacatgacatggtatgctagggctgcatacgtcgttggagtgaatctcctcgacacttacatgatacatgggggacgcccaaactcataggccgaccttggaattcgagtcggcatgggcttggtcgggaacctcggtgagccatgaaattcacatgataagcttgatctattggagagatcttgcttggcatacttgtgGAGTATAGCCTtttaaatgtcgtgcgggcccgaagcggtgtatggtggacggatgagaagtaagtggagatctacggtttggaaatatcaacccggttgacggagagtcatcgcgggaagatatacgaatgaactggcaaagcaagtggaacttagctcctgagagctaccatattcTTGAactgtttctgtttacatttttgttggcattattaattacttgcaagctatcacttgaattgttacttgggcttgttacctgaactatgtgcttgcatgtgtgttcttggcctcacgagcgttttgctcaccctgtagatttgttttccttaacaggactggaaTGGAGTAAACGCGGAGAAATCTCCTTTTGGAtatattttgttttagggtttcaagtgtattttggcttgacccctttatgattgtacttttggaagtttaatgtatcattcggataatgtgatgtatattttggaatttaagttgtattatgaacacccgacgtgcgggttggataatggatggaTATTGTTAAGCATGAACGCTTCCGCACGATATGTATTTGTACTAATTTGATTGTGGTATCTAGTATCGctttaagcttgaacgcttattgtttgagtcctggcgagagttaggcaggcgtcccgcgaataccctttggttcgccttagggagaagtggggcgtcacacTTTCAAGATTAGAGAGAGCTTGGAGAGTGCAAGAATACTACCAAAAATGTAGTTCTTACATTTTCTTAGTGTTAGGTTAGTATAGTATAAGATAGTTTAACTAGTAGTTCatccttcttgtttattagttaggcaaagatgaagaaagcaaagaaagagctcatgtgacaagggttacttttcctttccaactctttatcttttgtattggattctaagtttagttaatatacaagttttggattttatgtttattatgtgtctttagaagtttatgccttgggtttggttgaactttctatgattgttagtgtttattatttggctatttgatgctattattttgagcaagttatttagtactttagctctttaaatcatgattaatttggtaccattaattgtgattatctaaaggtgttgtttctttaatgaaaattgagatttaacactaattcaagaagtgctaaacctagggaatacactcacgagagtagaggtgcacctatgtggctttagtgattcatttcaagtaatttcatagaagaaatgaacttgtagctaatttcataaccacgagagtaggtatggattagttataagtatagttgattcactacgaaagtaagtttcatatacataaggaaattacgccataactagccaagatagtagtactcaatgatccaaaaatagcacttgcatgagtagttaggaatACCATAaactaaggagctttcatttgttattatcTTACATaagtttagcatagttttatttcttttaattcataTAATGTCTAAATAATAGATAAGCTTTAGTAGTGCTGGTAATTGTTCAATctttctcgtgggatcgacccgatatatgtcctaaactactagttgacttgtatacttgcagtcaaaacGGGTATAAATTGGAtttaaacttgtacttatattaAAATCCCGTCAACATACAAGTTAGGGTCCTTTTTTATATAAGTACTTTTCTTTCTGTTGTTAATTTTTAATGAATGATCAAATAAAATTCAAGTTGATGGCTGATTATTAGCTCCTAACTATATATTTTTCAAACAATAAATTTGCAAGACACAAAGCTCATAATAATGAAGCTCATGTAAGATTGTTGGCACTAAAAATCACGCGCAATGGAAGCAATTTTACTATATATAAAATATGTGGGAAGAGGATTGAAAATAAACACACAACTACAACTCAATAATTTATTAACTCAATAGCCAACAATAACAATACCAAGTCATAGTTTTTCACTTATGACAACTCACAAATCTCAATTAGAGGCTTTTTCTCAAACCCACTCTCAAGACTCAATTCAACTATTTAAAACTATACTTTCTCAActcttttcaagaaaacaatgcTGCATGCTTCGCAATTTATAGAGGCATCCTACCGACTCAAAATtacaaaggaaaaggaaaattgttaaactAATTACTACCAGGACTAGTATTACTAAGGTTTAACCGACCAGGACACGTAAAAGGAAATCAACTAGGACTCCAACCGAccaaaaacaaatagaaaaattcCTTGGAGATATTTAGTATGCTAACAccaatcaagattggaacttGCGTAATGGCTCACATGAAGCAATCCTATGCGGTTTTAACTACGAAGTAATTTGGTAATATAATTAAGCTTGGTTTAATGTTCTTCAAAGTTGCTATTATAAATCGGATCGTAAGTAGAGTAAGAGGAATGTTGTCGACATTCCCTTGCAAGTTGAAGTAGCTTACTCTATTTTTCATTGAAGAACACATTTATGTTCATTAGAGTGCACATATTGTCCAATTTTGGCGATATTGAAATATGCTTCCCTGCTGCTCAGAATTTGCACATCTTCAACAAACTTCAACCCTTATCAAAATTCaggaaaaaaaattgctatAACTAGAACTTGCTTATGGAAGTCACCCACACCAATTAAAAGATTACAAATGGACCTTAGATTTTTAATGACTGTAAGATGGATCTTTTATGCAAGAGTTGATGGCGGTGGTAGGTTAGGGGTGGTGACTGAGGTAAATGGAGATGGAATTCACATTAAGGTAGAAGTTGAATGAGTTTTTGCACCTGGGCATTTTGGTAATTTAAGCCAAATCTTATTACATTTAATATTGGTTCACTCATTTTTGAATCTTATACCCACTTTATGAACTTTTGAAAAGTTGCACACCATTTCTGAGTATTGATTCTTCCGACTTCCATATCCTAAATTCTCCCAAATATTTAAGATGATGGgcaattttttttaaggggtgttttatttcttctgtttttatGGTTTCAGCTGGAAAATTCAATGTTGGGATAATATCTTGTATTTAGTTGCAGTGTTCTTTGCATAATATTTTTGATAGATAATTGTTAGTTTACCAGGCAAGCTCTTGTCGCAAAGATGATTTTAGCGATACCTTTTGACAAGAAAATTACAGTTAAAAGTTTATTTTATTGCTAAGTTGGCAGGATTTGTCTGGCGAGTTCGtgtttgaattttttaagaaCTGTGAGCAGTTTTGAATGTGGCGGTTACATGTTAAATTTTATGGACCATTTAGGCCTTAATAATGGATCCCTTCGAGACCTATGCAGGGTAAATATGCTATGTGTCTTATATTAAAAAAGTGTTTAGAAATGGATTTCAAACAGCCCACAGTAGAGCTTCTGTATTGCAACTAAAAATATCATTGATTCTATTCTATACAAATAAAGTGTAAATAAATTCACACAAAAAATGTGTGATTCTTTAggattaattttaatttttatgtaCTGTTAGTATATATACATACGATATTTTTACGCACAATCAATACTCAACATGGATACATGTACAAACTTTTGCTTTTGCAAATACTACAAGTCAATAACTGGTGTCTCTTCAACAAAAAAtacggggggggggggggggggggggtgtgggAGGCTTGAAATTCTTTTCTAGTTTGTGTGTTCTTTGATTTtataaatccaaaaaaaaaaaagcgcaaAATGTCCAACCTAACATCCATGTGCCTTGTACTCTTCCTTTTGTACCTAAATTAATTCCAACGTGTTGTCCTCAAAGGAAATTAATTCCAAAGCTGGTTTTTCTCCATGGGAGGAAGTACTTTgtatagtttttagtttctgttatttgaataaattctctccTAAGATTCCTAGTGAGAGTTTCTTCTCTCTTAGATTATTCTAGTGAGAGTTTTATTCTCTTTTGAGTTTTTTCTCGTGAGAATTTTTTAGGTTTTTATCtttgtgaaatttgagattttataaATCTCGAATCTAGTTTTTCAGATATGCAATTTCTCTATTATTGTCAGATCTAAATTTCTCTTTGGACTTGAATCAGTTTTAAATAGATCTGATGGTCAGCAGACATGTACTAATATATTGGGCTATGGTAATTCATCCGGATAAAAGATATATAGGAGTATTAATTATTTGTATTATATTCTTAGATCTATTATATCTATTGATTTCAAATCTATATGTGTTTGTGTTATGTTTGTTTGATGTATTTTCTGCCATTAATGCAGATTTGTTTGAATGAAATGATCTTTTCTATCAAAAGAATTTCATTTGGGTAAATAGCAAAACAAATAATACATTTTTCTAATGGGTTTTTGCTTAATATCTACTACTGGACTGGGTAAATGGCCAAGGCATTATATGATTTGGTTTGGTATCTTGCCACTGTTTGCATCATTTTAATAATCTTATAGTCCTTTTCTCCTTCTGGACTTCTTGGAAGCAACTGGATTAACAAACTGATCTTCTACATTGTTCTCCTCTTTGCTATTGCTTTGTGAGCTACTTGCACTATTATTTGGAGAAGATATTTTGATACGGCATATGTATACACTCacattgtattaaaaaaaaaattactcttCTTTATTTCCTACTTGTTCTCTACTTCATTTATCTAATAGATCTCATGCTCctaatttttcattaaaaaaaaatctagttaTCTTCAGTTGCGATATTTTGCAATACCATTACAATTGATTGGATAAGTCAATCTTCAATTGCAGGTCACTGAATAAAAAGTAGAGAATTACTCTTAAAATGATTAATAGTATATTTAGTGATAAAGATGTACACTAAATGTGGGCATGATAGTAAATTGGTAAACCAACTACCATCTTAAAAGGGAATAAGTTTATAATTTAGGATAATCACAAAAGACAAATGACCTTATTTTACAGGATAAAAAGAATAACTATTTATTGTTTTAGAATTATAATAACTCTCTTTGTATTattttgatagtcttgtttaTTTTTTCGTCCACcctaaattataatttattttttaattgaatAATAACTATTCTGCCATTACCTTATAGGAAGGAGGGAATAACTAACTGCTTTAGTATTATaactattttataatttttgtagATATCGAGGATGAACAGTACATATTATAAACCATTTACTGCTTTAGCATCCAGATTTGCCTGGAATTGTTATCGTTTTTACGAGGTCTAAAAATGTCCATTACATGGTAATGCACTTTGGCCGAAAGTAGACGAAGGCTGCTTCCGTCAGGCTCCAGGATAGGGACCCTAAAGTCTCCACCAAAATAACAAGACAAGACAAGAGTCTTCCaagttgccaaaaaaaaaaaaaagagtttcgCCGACAGTAATATTTGACTATTTTCACATAATCAGAAAGTTGTAAACCTTGAATTGAGTTTATTCATTCACTATACAAATTTGATATCAGAGTGAGTGAATAGAAGATACAATAATGGATATATCCTCCGGTAGTAGCACTAGTTGCTTTGATTCCCCTCTAGAATATCTGGACTGGATGCGAGAAACCCTCATAGATAACGCCAAGAGTTCCATTGGCTCTGGTTTGCAGAGCCATATCTTGATTCGTTTGCATACAGAATTCCGGGATCTGGGAATCGAGTTGAGACTATTACAAAGCTTTGATCTGTATCTGACAAAGTGTAGGAGGAGGAGGAACCATGAAACCTGTTTGGAACAAGCTGAGGAGAAGGATGTTACGTCTTCCAGAATTCAAGATCTGATTATAAGAAGAATGCAAGATCTTGAATTTGCTTGCAGCGAACACTGGATTCATTCTCGTTCACTTCCTTGGACTCAAATTATAAGTGAGCTCTCCAGATTCCAGGAAGCAATCAAGTTGTTTTACGAGACACATAACAAGGAATCGTGCATCAACTTTCTGTTAGAGTATTACTGGCTGAGAGATCCAGAACTAGTTATTGATTTCATTGATTCGGTTTCAAAGCCTCTAGCGGAAATGAAGGGATTCCGTTTAGGACGCCCTGGAAAGAAGCTAATGTTGTTGAAGAGTTTCATTCGCTTTGCCATGCTTCGCGGTGTCAAGGGTCAGCAACTGAAAGATCTGTTGATTCACGCTGAAGTGATGGCTGTCAATGCATTACACCTGGCTTCTACATGGTTCTTTCACACGCATCATGAAGTATGGAATGAAACAGAGCTTCAAATGTCTCGACTAATACGTGAGAAGATTAATCCCGGTGATCCCAAGGTCCGAGAAACTTACATCCATGTCTTGACTGCTGCAAAGTTGTCAAGATCATCAGACAATTCAGCTCTGGAGAAGAATAAGCATCTAGTAGCTGACTTTATGGATTATCTCGTTCCCAATATTATTGAGCTGCTAGAATCTTGTACCAGTACTCTGGCTCCGATTATGAATCAAATGCTAAAACTCCTTGAGGGGCTAAGATTCCTGACAATCCTCCTCAGGCATCAGAAAAAGTTCAAAGAGCTACGCCATGAAATGAAGAATCTTATTGGAGTTGTGGTTTGTGATGCAGCAATCATAATTTTCTCCCTTTATGTGAATCAAATCGAAGAAGACTTGGTCAAGGAAACCAATGTTTCTCTTTTGCATTTGCTCAAAGTGCTCAAGTTTATTAGGGCAGAAGTAATTGATCCAGTAGCATCAGTATCAGGATTTGGTTTTCCTAGGACCAATGAGTTGGGCTCTATTGATTTTTTCCTAACAAATCTAAAGGAATTGGCAAGGTGTGATGAGATTAATGGTTCAATCGCTTTCCCAGTGGATAAAATCCAGACAATccagaaagattttgaatttttaagATCTTTCTTGGAGAAAATCAGGGAGCAGTTATGGAGAAAATCAGAACAAAAAACTTCAAGTTTTCTGGAGTCATGTTATGGAGATTGCATATAAAGCAGAGTTCGTGATTGACTCGACACTTGTTGGTGATAGACGTGAATATTGTTTGGATGATGTTGCCAGAGACATCAATGTTCTGAAGATTGAGGCTCAAGAGATCTATGATAGCATAAGCTATGTTGGTGAAACCACCAAGGGAGTTACCAAGACTTTTACTCGCATGCCATCACAAGTTACTGTCGTCACGTGCAATAAAGATCTGGTGCCTCTCGACGACGAGGTGGAAAATATCACTAAAAGTCTTACAAGAGGAGGATCAAGGCGGTTGGATGTTGTTTGCATCGTGGGTATGCCTGGGCTTGGTAAGACCACATTAGCCAATATAGTTTACAATTCTCCATTAGTAATGCCGCATTTCAATATTCGTGCTTGGTGCACTGTTTCTCAAGCATATAGCATGCACAACATGTTAGTTCAGATATTGGGTAGTATTGAATCTGGGAAACTTGAGCAATATCAAAAGATGGATGAAGCTGATTTGGCTGTAAAGCTAAAACAAGTTTTGTTGAGAAATAAGTATCTCCTGGTTTTGGATGATTTGTGGGATGCTAAGGCTTGGAATTTGTTGGAGAGATCATTGCCCGATGATGCCAATAGAAGCAGGATTCTCATCACGAGCAGATTGCAGAATTTGTCTCTGCAATTCAAACCTGATAGCAAGGTTCACCATCTCCGCCGCCTAACCAATGAAGAGAGTTGGAatttgctgcagaaaaagcTATTTGGCAAAGAAGGTTGTCCTCCAAGACTAAGTCAAGTTGCATCTCAAATAGCAAAATCTTGTAGGGGCTTGCCTCTCACAGTTGTCCTTGTTGCTGGAATTCTTGATAACACTGCAGAAGAATCCTGGGAAGAAGTTGCAAAGAGTCTACCTTCCAGTATTGTCCTTGATGATGAATATTGCATGAAAACACTTGAGTTGAGTTACAGTCATTTGCCGGATGATTTGAAGCCCTGCCTTCTTTATTTTGGTGCATTTCACGAAGACAAAAATGTTCCTATCCGAAAGTTGTTATGGCTTTGGATCTCTGAAGGATTTGTGCTAAAGACTGAAGGAAAGAGATTAGAGGATGCAGCAGATGACTACTTGAAGGATCTGGTTGATAGAAGTTTAGTTGCGGTTTCCAAACAAAGAACTATGGGTGGTGCCAAAGCTTGCCAACTTCATGATTTGGTACATGAGTTTTGTGTGAAAAAAGCCAAAGAAGAAAACTTTCTACATATTTTGCATAGTCAGAACGGTCCTTCTGTTCTTGCTGGCCCAAGCAACCCCCTTCGAGTTTGTGATCGAAGTGCCAGGAATTTGATGATTCGGGAGTCAATGCTAGAATTTCCCAATGTACGCAGTTTGTTATTGTTTGAAGAGGATGATTTGGGGTTTTGGTTACCTAAACTTCTTAGAGTGCTGGATTTGGGGGAATTGGTGTTTGATGCATATTTTCCGGTGGAAGTACTTTTGCTTGCTCACTTGAGATACTTGGCTCTTCGCACTAGAGAAGTAAATTTCATCCCAGCTGCAATTGCTAACCTCTCAAGGTTACAAACTTTTCTGCTACGAGGAAACATCTCTGATTGTTTCTTACCCAAGACTATCTGGAACATTAAGACATTGAGGCATCTATGGATTACAAATTCCACTTCTGGATTTATTTTTCCTGTTGAAAATCTTGAAGTATCCCCAGATTTAGATCATTTAGACACTTTAAGCCTTGCCATCGATCCCTCCTCTCAAAGCTTGCAAAAGATATTGACAAAGTTACCAGGCATTCGCAGGCTAAGATGTA
This window encodes:
- the LOC113700726 gene encoding putative late blight resistance protein homolog R1A-3; its protein translation is MDISSGSSTSCFDSPLEYLDWMRETLIDNAKSSIGSGLQSHILIRLHTEFRDLGIELRLLQSFDLYLTKCRRRRNHETCLEQAEEKDVTSSRIQDLIIRRMQDLEFACSEHWIHSRSLPWTQIISELSRFQEAIKLFYETHNKESCINFLLEYYWLRDPELVIDFIDSVSKPLAEMKGFRLGRPGKKLMLLKSFIRFAMLRGVKGQQLKDLLIHAEVMAVNALHLASTWFFHTHHEVWNETELQMSRLIREKINPGDPKVRETYIHVLTAAKLSRSSDNSALEKNKHLVADFMDYLVPNIIELLESCTSTLAPIMNQMLKLLEGLRFLTILLRHQKKFKELRHEMKNLIGVVVCDAAIIIFSLYVNQIEEDLVKETNVSLLHLLKVLKFIRAEVIDPVASVSGFGFPRTNELGSIDFFLTNLKELARCDEINGSSYGENQNKKLQVFWSHVMEIAYKAEFVIDSTLVGDRREYCLDDVARDINVLKIEAQEIYDSISYVGETTKGVTKTFTRMPSQVTVVTCNKDLVPLDDEVENITKSLTRGGSRRLDVVCIVGMPGLGKTTLANIVYNSPLVMPHFNIRAWCTVSQAYSMHNMLVQILGSIESGKLEQYQKMDEADLAVKLKQVLLRNKYLLVLDDLWDAKAWNLLERSLPDDANRSRILITSRLQNLSLQFKPDSKVHHLRRLTNEESWNLLQKKLFGKEGCPPRLSQVASQIAKSCRGLPLTVVLVAGILDNTAEESWEEVAKSLPSSIVLDDEYCMKTLELSYSHLPDDLKPCLLYFGAFHEDKNVPIRKLLWLWISEGFVLKTEGKRLEDAADDYLKDLVDRSLVAVSKQRTMGGAKACQLHDLVHEFCVKKAKEENFLHILHSQNGPSVLAGPSNPLRVCDRSARNLMIRESMLEFPNVRSLLLFEEDDLGFWLPKLLRVLDLGELVFDAYFPVEVLLLAHLRYLALRTREVNFIPAAIANLSRLQTFLLRGNISDCFLPKTIWNIKTLRHLWITNSTSGFIFPVENLEVSPDLDHLDTLSLAIDPSSQSLQKILTKLPGIRRLRCMTTSATRIGDGILPFDCLSQLESLRLHFFFRYGFKFPLNLKKLTLLYNKQPWSEISTIGKLPNLEVLKLLQESVAGEEWEMKEGEFPNLRVLKFRTLWKFRSWTASSDNFPRLEKLVVHNCPMLEEVPSCLGECQALEMIEVRGCRESVASSVKQIQQEQREMGNEVLEILIESVLMHGVPAKKKKKSLVPHKQSQSPHNK